Proteins encoded in a region of the Rhodospirillaceae bacterium genome:
- a CDS encoding N-formylglutamate amidohydrolase: MAGGAEPVLRAAEEPPVLLGPADPPPFSVVNAGGRARVLFVCDHASNRIPAALDSLGLDGDRLQEHIAWDIGAAAVADSLSGRFDAPLVKSGYSRLVIDCNRGPSDATSIPSVSDGVPIPGNRTLNGAEAAARARQFMAPYHAEIERLLDSARDPPFHAFVSVHSFTPVFGGRPRPWQVSALWNRDGRLALPFMAALAARGDVTVGDNQPYSARNNFGYTVHRHGELRDLPHLLVEIRQDLIAEAGGVRKWAAIVGDALAAAFDSLPP; the protein is encoded by the coding sequence GTGGCCGGCGGCGCCGAACCGGTCCTGCGCGCAGCGGAAGAACCGCCGGTCCTGCTCGGGCCGGCCGATCCGCCGCCCTTTTCGGTCGTCAACGCCGGGGGCCGGGCGCGCGTGTTGTTCGTCTGCGACCATGCCAGCAACCGGATACCGGCCGCGCTCGATTCCCTGGGCCTCGACGGGGACCGGCTACAGGAGCATATCGCCTGGGACATCGGCGCGGCGGCTGTGGCGGATAGTCTTTCCGGGCGTTTCGATGCGCCCCTGGTCAAGTCCGGCTATTCGCGCCTGGTCATCGACTGCAACCGCGGCCCGTCGGACGCGACCTCGATCCCGTCGGTGAGCGACGGGGTGCCGATTCCCGGCAACCGGACGCTCAACGGGGCTGAGGCCGCGGCGCGCGCGCGCCAGTTCATGGCGCCCTATCACGCCGAGATCGAACGGCTGCTGGACAGCGCGCGTGACCCGCCCTTCCATGCCTTCGTCTCGGTGCACAGCTTCACGCCGGTGTTCGGCGGCCGGCCGCGGCCCTGGCAGGTTTCCGCGCTGTGGAACCGGGACGGCCGGCTCGCCCTGCCCTTCATGGCCGCGCTGGCGGCCCGCGGCGACGTGACCGTGGGCGACAACCAGCCCTACAGCGCCCGCAACAATTTCGGCTACACGGTCCACCGGCACGGCGAATTGCGGGACCTGCCGCACCTGCTCGTCGAAATCCGCCAGGACCTGATCGCCGAGGCCGGGGGCGTAAGAAAGTGGGCCGCAATCGTCGGCGACGCACTGGCCGCCGCGTTCGATAGCCTGCCGCCGTAA